A segment of the Mercurialis annua linkage group LG4, ddMerAnnu1.2, whole genome shotgun sequence genome:
taaaaacaatcttGCCAGCAAGATCATCTAAAAGTCAACACTTATTCACACGGTATGTGAGGAATAGAAGTATATGCTTGAGAGTTGAgaccttttaacttttttcatttaaaatgttGGATCATCGGGACAGTCTCTGGAGATTAGCTTAAGAGTAGCAGTTACATCATGCAAACCAATTTGTTCAAGAAAAACAACTCCAACTACATGCATAATATCACCATGAATTTTAGATTTTCCATATAATTCTGAACAATACGATTTACAAAGCCCCGAGTTACCCTCACTTAAACATTTTACTGTCAGGACTTCTTCAGTGCGCTAAGCAAAGCAATTACAAATTTAGCCATTAATTAAAAGTTATCTGCCCAATCCAGTATAAAAGTGAGCAATCCTTGaagctaaaaacatgaaatccTAGCTAGTGAACAATCAAAGCTCATAACAAAATGAGCTAGAAAAAGATTAAACCCATTTAGCTACAAGACCAGTGTAGTCCAAAATTCAATAAGCATCTACCATCTACAATAATCATAAATATTCTCGCCTATAACAAGATCCCAATTGAGCAATCAATGCGCAAAACTAAGCATCCAGAAatgaaaactaataaaaaaaataagaacaaaATCGAATCCAAggaattaataaaacaaataatgcAAAACTGAAACAGAATTGAGCACGtcctaaaacaaaaaaaaagctcAATGCAAATAGcgaaaatatacaaaattagaAACCAATTGAAACAATTACCTTGAAGGGGGAATCGATCCTTGAGATTGTGGTTGttgatgtttatattttttatttatttttgatgatTAGATTTGTACATAAACAGAGTTACAGAGCGACAGATCTCTTCGTCTTTGAATTCTGGGCCTGAAACCGTTTCTTCGGCTAGTTTGAAATGAAACGTTTTTTATGTTTCtttaaataattagatattCGACGTAATTTCTAGGATTATAcagcttatttttattttatttaggctCCAAATcattgtttaaaaattaaattaatgatcGAATTGGTGCAGTCATCAAACCAATGTAATAATTAGTTTAAAGGAAAAACAagttaaactgttaaaaagtacaaataaatggattgggattccctcaagttcaaataaaattgatagtCCATGTTCATTAATCTACatcattcattataaaataaatggtgtatatcaattttattgaaattagaCGCTTTTTGATTTATacaattcattttataataaatggtgAAGATTTGTTAAACATGACTcgtcaagttcaaatgaacttgaaagAAGATATTATCCAACAAATAGATATAGTTAGACTACACATTTGAGTTTTAATATAcgaagataaaaatataatataatcaaatttatGAAAACTGCTcgatttttaaagtttaatcaatttaatagtCTATTGGtttctaaaaaatattgatttaaagCAGCTGGAACGAAAATTTAACTTTAAAGACAAATTAAGGTAAGTTAACCACGAACAGCTTGTATATGCACTTGTTTAATTATTCATGAATAAGTCCGTATATAAGCTCGGCTAAGAGTTCATAGACGGACTTGTATacttgataaaaaaattcaccatCCGACTCGTATTAATACTTTGATAATGAGTTATTGAACTAGCTCGTAGCTATTTATAAACTAACAAACTCGTGAACAAGCTCGTTTATTGTGTTCGCAGACTTGTCCATTTATCAAGTGGACTACTAAATACCGCCCCTATTATTACCTAAATACCCTTAAccttatttcaaattaaaaaccaaaaaaccAAATTCTCTCAGCTCATTCAAAACCAGACGAACAAATGTAACAATTTGTAATAAAAACATCGAAATCTAGCGGAGATAGAGAATAGGAACCTCCGGTTTTgcgtttttaatttttgtttcaattttttaattttttttaaagaaaaattatggGACAGCGTCTTAGGATGGAGCCGGCCCATCTGGACAAACGTCCCAGAGTAAAACCCTTTATCAACTATTTGAACAAGCAATATCCTAGTGCGAGCTTTTTGTTTCTAACAGAGAATTTGTGTGtgtttaaaataacaattataaataCGTTTGAGTTActttaaagaaaaaaaggaaCAAAAATAACCCTGATATAACCTCCATGTCTTTTGTAACCCCTGAATGATTTTCGAGTTTCAAAAATGACCATGACGTAACTAAAACCTGTCAGTCTGATCTGCACCGAGACTAAAACATTAAGGACATATTTGTACATTTCTCGAAAGAGAAAAAGTTCTCCCTGTTCATCTCAATCTCACTTGCATCACTTCTATAACTTCAATCTTTATATGTTTCTGAATCTTATTTACAACAAAGAATGATACTCTCAGCACTGCTAACATCAGTAGGAATAAATCTCGGACTCTGTTTCTTATTCTTCACTCTCTACTCCGTTCTTAAAAAGCAACCTTCAAATCTCTACGTATACGCTCCTCGTTTAGTTCATAATCAGAAATCGGATCATCAGTTAATTgataatgaatttaatttagaaagaTTGTTACCTTCTGCTGGTTGGATTACACGAGCTTGGCAGCTTACTGAAGATGATATCTTATCAATTTCTGGATTCGATGCTCTTGTTTTTACTCGAATTTTTGAGTTTAGGTACTAATTCTTGATAATTATTAGTTTTAGGTTATCACTGTActaattgttgttgtttttgaaTTGCAGCTTGAAAGTGTTTGCGTTTGGTGGGATTATTGGGCTGTGTGTTCTTCTTCCGGTTAATTACTTAGGAAATCAGCTTAAACTTGATCCTATTTATGACTTGCCAAACAAGTCTTTGGATTCTTTTAGTATATCCAATGTTGATGATGGTTCGAATTGGTGAGTTTTAGCTGATCAATTGTCAAATATACTAGTAGGTTATGTTACTAATTGCATTTTAATTTAGTTGAATTGATTATATATTATGTGTCAATGTCAAAGTTATTTTTAGCATTAAGTCTTGTTTTTAGATATCCGTAATTCATAGATAGGCGAAATCAGCACTAAGGATATACTGTTTGAGAATTTACTTAGGATTGTCTTTACTTTGTATACAGTTATGAGTCAGAAAAAGAAGGTTTGTCCAAGTATTTGGATAGAATGGATATAATAGCTGCTTGAATGTTTAAGTTCTAGacatatcataatttttttttagttatttggaaaattctaatttattttggTATTGGATTGTTGGATCTCGACAACCATTTCCGAGGTATACTAAACATGATTCTCGTAGTCTGTACAGCTTGAAGATGGTTAATTTTTTGAAAGCCTGCCAACAGCTGCCCCTCGTTTAGATTCACCCGCATTCTTTCCCTAATACCACTTGTATCAATCTTCCTCTTTCTAACCTTAGCTAAATGTTATTTGTTAATCATTTTAATCCTTTCTAGTCTCCTAATCTGTACCCTTTCCTTGTGCTTGATTTCTCTATGGCTGTTTATTTGCCTTTTTCTGGAGAAATTTCATGTTCCCAATTTCCATTAACATCTTCCATGTTAAGTTAGTTTTCATAGCATTTCAAATATGCATTCAGATAAGTTTTGTTAAAGAGACCCTAATTGTGAGATTTGACCTTTCTCAAGGTTATGGATACACTTCTCTGCTGCATATGTTTTTACAGGAGTTGTCTGCTATCTTCTTTATTATGTGAGTATTAGTGTACCTATCTTCAGCAAATGCTTTATGCCTTTCTGGTTGATGATAATGGAAGCTATCATAAATTCTAACTCAATGATTATGTAAATGTGCAGGAGTACAATTACATTTCTTCAAAACGAATTGTTTGCTTTTATACATCGAAACCTCAGCCGCAACAGTTTACTATTCTAGTTCGTGGTATCCCTTCGTTGTCTGGGAGAAGCTTTAGTGAAGTTGTTGAGAGCTTCTTCACACAAAATCATCCGTCTACTTATCTCTCACATTCAGTGATTCATCGCACAAGCAAAATTCGACGTCTCATTGTAAGCATTGATGGGAACCTGCTgattagtttgttaattttgCTAACAGAGGACATGGTATTTGAGGAACTTTATATGTTCATGTGCAATGGGAATTGCATCTTTGTTGGTTTTCTCCTACGCACTGTGTCGTGATCTCCAAAACTTGATTGTAATGTGTCAGTGCATTGTAAAGCAataaagtaatatttattttcacaGTAAGAAGTTAATACGTACAGTCGTAGATGCCAAACTGATAGAATAAGTATGAGCTGATGTAGATACTTCAAGACAGTGCTTGGAAACTTGTGTACCCCACTATTTTATCTTATATACAAATGTATTCCTCAGAATTCTACAGCATTCTGAATACTGTTATTTACTCAAATATTTTCTTGTCCCTATAACATTAAGAGAGAATATTCTGagtaaatttatcaaatattttaaagattcATCACAGATTTTCTTGCACCCCGGCGTTATTTTGTTCTAATTTTGACATCCAGTGGTACTGTTTTGttacttttcttttgcttttgaTGACAGTGGTGTTATCCCATGCAGAATGATGCAGAAAAGCTTTATAGAAGGCTTACACACATTAAATCACAAAATCATGCTCAGCGAAATTTGAAACGTGAAGGCTTTTTGGGGCTCGTTAAACGTAAAGTTAATATTGTAGACCTCTACGAAAAGAAATTAGAAGATCTGGAAGACAATGTGAGGATGGAGCAATATTCATTGACAGGAGAGGTATGTCATCTGTTGGAAAACAAAAATATCAGTTTTAGAAGTATTTTTTTTCACCTTCTATGGTTTTGGTCTTTATGGACAGTAATTTAGTCATTGCGTAAAAAGAAAATCTTAAGTATCCTAGTGCTTTGTTATCTTTTAGCTTCAAACACGTTTAATGAGGGTTTCAGACCATTATTTACAAAGAGGTCTTGAGTGGTAGCTCTGCACATGATTGTAGGTGAATTATCCTTTAGGGCATTGAACATATTCAGGCCTCGAACTATTTTCTTTGCTTTCATTGAGAACAACATATATATGGAAAAAATTATGACATCAGCCTTTGCACCAAAGTTCTGCATACATCTCTCCAGAGACGGCATGATACGGGGATAAAATACAACAGACACATGCAAACAAAGGTCCACAGATATATAAGTTTTCTGGAAAAAAGAGTACATTAATGTTTAGTCCATCAAAACAAACTTGTCCATCACTTCAGTGTCCCATGCATGTTTTTCAAAATTCAGTATCTAACTTGCACCAAAGAATACAGATTATGTGCAAGACTCTTGAGTTCTGCcatttattcaaaattttaaagatcCCACGGCCCTGTGCTTTTCTATATTATATATCTTCTATATTGCTATATACTAAATGCTTTTCTATAGTATATATCTTCTCTATTAACACGGTGATGGATAATGATGTAATTCTTTTGTGCCTTCATAATTCTCAGGAAGTCCCAGCTGCTTTTGTATCATTCAAGTCACGATTTGGTGCTGCAGTAGCACTACACATCCAACAAGGCGTCAATCCCACAGAGTGGGTCACTGAGAGAGCTCCTGAGCCTCAGGATGTACACTGGTCTTTCTTTTCTGCGTCATTCCTAAAAAGATGGATCTATAAGTTGATTGCAGTTCTTGCATTTATTGCTCTTACCATTCTGTTTCTTATCCCAGTTGTAATAGTGCAAGGTCTGGCTAACTTGAATCAGTTGCAGACCTGGTTTCCTTTCCTCAAAGGCATACTTAGTCTGTAAGTGCATCAAACTCTATCTTTTATTGATTTCTTCCAAAAACTTTCCGCGGTTTCTTTTTGGGCGAATTTAGGTTAAAAGATGTCCCGATTTCTAGTAACTTTGTTAATGTTGTATCCCTAGAATTTGATGTGCACAACACTAAAATCCGTATATTgtgtatattttaaaagtcatgaACTCACCTAGAAAGTGGAATAGCACAAACATGTCATTTAGGTCCTggtagaaagaaaaaaaatgaatccTATAATTTTAGGATAATTACAATCTGATTTGAGAGATTTCTAATATGAACTTTCTATTAATTGCAGAACTGTTGTCACTCAATTAGTTACAGGATATTTGCCTAGTCTCGTTCTTCAGTTATTCCTATTTTTCGTGCCACCTTTGATGCTTATGCTCTCCTCCATGCAAGGTTACATTTCCTTTAGTCGAATAGAAAAAAGTGCGTGTACCAAGGTCCTATGCTTCACTATATGGAACATCTTCTTGGCAAATGTACTATCAGGGTCTGCTTTCTATATGGTTAATATCTTTCTTGAGCCCAAAAATATTCCTGAGGTGCTAGCCAAAGCTGTTCCATCACAGGTCAGAATGCATCTATTAAGAAATTTTACTCTTGATGTTGTTGTTAGTGTATGTGCTGACCTGTTTTAATAAATGCTCGGACGCGCACAATctctatttaattaatgaaatgtTATTTATGGGGAATACTTAAGATTAATGGGTTCTTTATTTCTTGATGTAGgcttcatttttcatttcataCGTTGTGACATCTGGATGGACAAGTCTATCGTCTGAACTCTTTCGCTTGATTCCTCTGCTTGGTAGTTTTAGTTGTAGATTATGGGCCAAAAAAGATGATGAAGAATTTGAGGTCCCATCACTTTCATACTCCAGTGAAATTCCTACCGTACTCTTCTTTGGACTTCTTGGCATAACATACTTTTTCCTTGCTCCACTGATTCTCCCATTTCTTGTGGTTTACTTTTTCCTGGGATACATCATCTTCCGCAACCAGGTAAGTGGTGAAACGTCTGATTTTAGTTTTCTGACATAATTTTCCATTAATTCATTTGTCTTGCATGCCGATAACTTAAGAAAATTATTAGCACGCCTCCATTTATTGCAAGTTTGCAGATTCACCTATCTATATTATTCCATTTATAACAGTAATTTAATCATTGCAGTTTTGGAAGTATTTTTTCACCTTGTATGGTTTTGGTCTTTATGAACAGTAATTTAATCATTGCAGTTTCCTGTTCTTGaaatatctttttaattattttttcctcGACATGCAGTTATTGAATGTTTATGCACCAAAGTATGAAACTAGTGGAAAGTTTTGGCCCATAGTGCACCATTCAACAATTTTTTCCTTGATACTCATGCATGTAATTGCAATTGGAACATTTGGGCTCAAGAAGGTTCCTCTGGCTTCCAGTTTAACAGTTCCCCTTCCGATTCTAACACTTCTTTTCAATGAGTACTGCCGGAAAAGATTTCTACCTATATTCGAATCCTATCCAACTGAGGTATGTTGCAACATCTGTAATTTTCATCTATCATTTCAGATATACAACAGCAATGATATTGTGTGTTTAAACTACGGAAGTGAGAAGGTAAAGGTAGAGACTTTTTTTTCCTTAAGTTTGTATGAACGTGACGAATAATAAGCACTTTCATCCAGCCGTAAAATCGACAAAGTATGTAAAAACAGAGCATGCGCAGAATTTCACTTGTATGAAGTAGGCTAAAAGTTGCAATGATTATAATCTATAACTTACAATCTCATTTCTGAGTTATATATCTGGAATCTGAATAATCTGTGTTATGCAGTGCTTAGTGAAGAAAGACGGAGAAGATGGAAATGAACGAAGCATGGCCGAGTTCTATGAAAAACTGGTTTCTGCTTATCGTGATCCAGCAATGATGCCGGTCCGATACGCCCGAAATATTGAGAGTCAAAATTCCCCCCTTCTTCAGGGTGACATTTGAAATGAAGTGGATATTGTTCGCTTATGGTAACCTTGTACAAGAAAGATAGAAGCAAGCAGCCATGTAAATGCTAATAAAAAGGTCAAGCTCTTCTACTGGAAACTCTTACTGAACTTGTTTGGTCAATGAGTGGGTTTGCatagtgtattttttttattcaagcAGTCTTGTGTGAATATGTGAGGTAAAACTTTCTACCCATCATTAATGGAGAGGAAGCTTTGTATTTTTTGTGATCGATCCGGAATATTTAAGGTTAAATTAACAAAGATGattactaataatttttataggttgattttttttaatatttatttgggttttatgaaaattgaaatgtttttcagATTGATCAATGTGTCTATTATAAGTAGGGGCAGTTGAACCAAATTCTAATAATGTCAAGTTCAAACTCGAGTTCAAATATGTTTCACAAGTTCTAATTAGAGCTATTTGTGTTTTTTCAAGTAACatctaatttaataaataaaaaaactattgaAAATGTTAgcatacatatttatttaaaaccTTTTTCATCATAACTTGTTTCagaattaaattcaaataaatcgaACTCATTTTTATTATATCCGAGTTGATCTCGAACAACTTGTGAGTTGCTGAATGCATTTATACCTCATAGTATAAGCAAAGAGGGGATATATACTCAATCAGTTCTAATAGCTTATCAAGtactataaatttaattaaagttgTAATTGACAATTCATaatataaagattattttaattaattgtctATTTCCTTAAGAAGGAGACAATTAATTAGCTGTAAAACCTCCACGTGGAGGAATAAGATGGCCATTGACGACTTCTTTAGTAAAATTATATGCTTACACTTGCCTAATCTACAGACTTAATAGCTAATTAAATCATTTTGCAATAGAGAGTTGAACAACCTTAACATTACCATGTGGCATGAGATTGGTTAATCACTAGTAATTAAGTTGGTCTAACCTCAATGATTAACAATTGAAGCCACGATCAACTAACGATGGTGTAAACCCATCATCAATAGTTTATGATACTTTGTCTTcctaaattttgtaaattttatacttccaattaattaaaattttgtttattttaaattattgtgtGGTGGGTGAACATGTTTTGAGTTGAGTGCACAACTTAATTTGTATTAATGTACAATAGtagaaattattttgataaaactgTATAATATGCGTAGTTTAGTAATAGAAACATTATATTTAActcagtattttaaaaattagaccGGACTGactgaataaattaatttgaatgtATAGGAAATACATAAATCAGTGATCCAATAGAACCATAAAATTGGccgattttataaattatagtaaTTATTATTAACTAAACTACAAAAGTTCATatataaaatctaattatatttctaaatatatataatacatataattaatatatatattctataaaattatataaagatATTTCAATCCGATTAAATTCCTCTTAGAATTTAAGAATGTATTCTAACCgctttaaacttaaaaaaaatacatcaatCAGCAAGGCAATAGAACCATAAAATTAAccgatttttatgatttttattattatctaaaCTACAAAAGTTCATGTATAatatctaattatattttaaatatatacaatacatatatatattaatatatatattctataaaattatataaagaaagttatttttatttaaataatttaaccgGTAATTAAACTGATAGGTGATAACCATAATCATTCCACGACTAATATGATTTTTAAACAACTGACGTGAGCTTTAGAGTTGtggtatattatttatttggtgaTCAAATGGTGTGGTTAACTTCAAAGttgaaagatataaaaaaacaacataTCAAACACAAAAAGTGAATTTTTGTTTGCATTCGTCTCTTCTTTTGGTATGCCCCCTACAGTCGTCACAACATCTcctatttttttcctttttcttgtactattattttcttaaaaacatACAGCCTCTAAAAGCTaagttttttctttaattaattgatCTTGGCCAAAATTCAAACTAAAAACCGTataatcattaattaaatatagctgatcaattaataaaatttgaagttCAACTCTCAAACCGTgtcatataattaaataattacataacTTCTAATTGAAATTAGATAGTATGATGTATGACAAATGAGTATAATTGACATTGTATATGTTTGGCAAAGAGCATATAACCGATTACAATAATCTCAAAAGAGGTACTGATTAATGTCATTATCCTAGCTTCATTAAATCATACGAATATTACAAAAAATCaagatttaattaatatatttatatgtaattaaatatttgttaATGCTCAGTGTGGTGGGGCTTTGGGAAAATCGTTACTCTTGACTGTGAACCATAATGACAAATGCTAATCAATTGGGAGCTGCATTTTATGACTATTTATccaatgttaattttttttattcggcTTCAAATGTGAAAATGACTTCTTTAGTGACATCATTGTATGTTTCTATAGAGTTAAAGTTAAATTTTCGAAGTTATTGTTATATTAATGTGATAATCTATTCAAATAATTCACAtccaattaatcaaattaatttttaaattaaaattactgattcaaaataattaattcagAATAATTTGATTACAAAATTCTAGATttccaatttttcaaaattattttcacATTTCTGATGTGGAATGTTTGATAAAGTATGGTAGTTCACTGGTCTAGAGTGCTTTCATAATGTCCATAACTTGAAAGTGTTTTTTGTTTCAACTATAAGGGTTATGTGTATTTCCTAACAAAATTAGATTTTCAAATTAAGTTATGACACTTtctaaattatgtatcaaaagAGAGAGAGTAAATTTCAATAAGATTATGATTCTtcctaaaatatttatttattataaataaaaagatttagTTTCTTTATTTATGACTCATATATAACATGAGTGTTCAAAATACGATAAACTAACGAAATTTCTCTGTAATTATTTAtgtcttctatttttttttaaacttatgGGTTAAATCTTCACTTCTTTTAACAATTAAAGATTTCATTAAAAAGCTAGACCATAAAGAAGTGTCTTAATAAATTATCTACTACTCATAGACTCAAAGTGTTTCATCTCAATCAAAATAATGTACCAAGTATTCTATTAATGATTGATATTTATTTACTAGATTAAAATTACTATGGAAGCTTAGGATAGAAATGATTTATGTGAACATT
Coding sequences within it:
- the LOC126678109 gene encoding CSC1-like protein HYP1, whose protein sequence is MILSALLTSVGINLGLCFLFFTLYSVLKKQPSNLYVYAPRLVHNQKSDHQLIDNEFNLERLLPSAGWITRAWQLTEDDILSISGFDALVFTRIFEFSLKVFAFGGIIGLCVLLPVNYLGNQLKLDPIYDLPNKSLDSFSISNVDDGSNWLWIHFSAAYVFTGVVCYLLYYEYNYISSKRIVCFYTSKPQPQQFTILVRGIPSLSGRSFSEVVESFFTQNHPSTYLSHSVIHRTSKIRRLINDAEKLYRRLTHIKSQNHAQRNLKREGFLGLVKRKVNIVDLYEKKLEDLEDNVRMEQYSLTGEEVPAAFVSFKSRFGAAVALHIQQGVNPTEWVTERAPEPQDVHWSFFSASFLKRWIYKLIAVLAFIALTILFLIPVVIVQGLANLNQLQTWFPFLKGILSLTVVTQLVTGYLPSLVLQLFLFFVPPLMLMLSSMQGYISFSRIEKSACTKVLCFTIWNIFLANVLSGSAFYMVNIFLEPKNIPEVLAKAVPSQASFFISYVVTSGWTSLSSELFRLIPLLGSFSCRLWAKKDDEEFEVPSLSYSSEIPTVLFFGLLGITYFFLAPLILPFLVVYFFLGYIIFRNQLLNVYAPKYETSGKFWPIVHHSTIFSLILMHVIAIGTFGLKKVPLASSLTVPLPILTLLFNEYCRKRFLPIFESYPTECLVKKDGEDGNERSMAEFYEKLVSAYRDPAMMPVRYARNIESQNSPLLQGDI